The Candidatus Krumholzibacteriia bacterium genome contains the following window.
AAGGCGACGCTCGCCGTCCCGTCGAAGTCGCCACCCGGGTTCTGCCAGCGCGTGTCCGGGTAGAAACGGTGCACCCAGGTCGCGTCTCCGGGCTGGGAGGGGGCGCCCATGCCCCCGGCGGACACTGAGGCTCCCTCGCCCCAGGAGGAGAGCACGCGGAAGAACGCGAACGTCGTTGCCACCGTCGTATCCGGAGAATTGGAGAGGAAAAGACGCAGTTCGACGGCGTCGATGTGCGCCCCCGCCGGGATCGCGGCAGCGATGGCGAAGCTCAGCAACGCCCGCCGTGTGTTCCGCTCGCTGTTGTCGCCGGCGAAGAGGCCCGGACCCGAGCCGTTGCTCAACGACCCTTCGAGACTTTCGAACAGCGTGGTGTCCTGCACGGGTTCCAGGATCACCCGCTCGCCGTACGCCGGGCAGGTGGCGAACGAGAGGACGACGGCGACCCACAGCCCCGCTCGTGCCGTTCCCGCTGCCCGCCGCGTCTTCATGGGCGCTATTCTAACGCGGCTTCCGTCGTCGAGGGGAGGTGATGCCGGCATGGAAGACGGGATCCTCTATGCCACCGAACCGCTGGAGCGCGCCGTATTCCTGGAGCGGCCGAATCGCTTCATTGTCCGGGTGCAGCGGCGTCCGCGACCACCCCGTGCACCGGCATCGTCGTCGCGACGCGCGAGCCAGCAGACCACGTTGGCCCACATCGGCAATCCGGGGCGCATGGGCGAGATCCTCCTGCCCCGCACCGAAGTGCTCCTGGCGTCTCGTCCCCACACTGCGAGCGGCTGGGAGGCCGTAGGCGCCGTCTGGGCGGCGCGCTGGCCCGGCGACCGGCCGCGGGCCGTCTGTCTCGAAACCGGGCGCATCAATCACCTAGCTCGCGCCCTCATCGAGAAAGGGTGCATTCCCGAGCTCGCCGACCACCGCATCGTCCAGAGTGAGTTCGTGCACGGCAGGTCGCGCTTCGACTTTCTCCTGCAAGGCCCGGCGGGTCCCTACCTCCTGGAGGTCAAGTCGGTGACGCTCACCGAGCACGGTCTCGCCCTCTTCCCCGACGCCCAGAGTGCGAGGGCGCGGCGACACCTGCAGGAGCTCTCGCGTTGCACCCGGCGTGACGGCTGGCGCGCTGGTGTCCTCTTCCTCGTCCAAGGCGAAGCCACACGCTTCCTCCCGGACTTCCACAACGATCTCCTCTTCTCCCGCGCCTTCCGCCGCGCTCGCGCGGCGCTGGAGTTCTTGCCCTACGCCCTCGAGCCGCGACTCCACCCCGATGGCCGCCTCGTTTTCGACTCCCCGCCGCGGCGGCTCGATATTC
Protein-coding sequences here:
- a CDS encoding DNRLRE domain-containing protein, with protein sequence MKTRRAAGTARAGLWVAVVLSFATCPAYGERVILEPVQDTTLFESLEGSLSNGSGPGLFAGDNSERNTRRALLSFAIAAAIPAGAHIDAVELRLFLSNSPDTTVATTFAFFRVLSSWGEGASVSAGGMGAPSQPGDATWVHRFYPDTRWQNPGGDFDGTASVAFGVRLPGSYALSNSRLVDDVQTWLELPARDHGWLLQGEEAVAGSARRFDSREHPDPSRRPMLVVDFTPLAVAPVTWGQVKSSFKD
- a CDS encoding DNA/RNA nuclease SfsA, whose protein sequence is MEDGILYATEPLERAVFLERPNRFIVRVQRRPRPPRAPASSSRRASQQTTLAHIGNPGRMGEILLPRTEVLLASRPHTASGWEAVGAVWAARWPGDRPRAVCLETGRINHLARALIEKGCIPELADHRIVQSEFVHGRSRFDFLLQGPAGPYLLEVKSVTLTEHGLALFPDAQSARARRHLQELSRCTRRDGWRAGVLFLVQGEATRFLPDFHNDLLFSRAFRRARAALEFLPYALEPRLHPDGRLVFDSPPRRLDIPWNILAAGTRDHGLYLLVLHLPRTRRLALGKLGSQRFDPGWYVYAGAARRGLARRLGGHLRRRQRPIQSIDVFRAACDRAEAFPIRTATEACALAEMVARLGTLPVRGFGTPGCSCSGHLIRVPRAPTRTAPFQELLTAMRHRL